A region from the Hypericibacter adhaerens genome encodes:
- a CDS encoding DUF72 domain-containing protein gives MPSAKAPRIYVGVGGWTFEPWRGVFYPDGLTQKRELEYASRKLTSIEINGTYYGSQKPESFRKWHDETPEGFVFSLKGPRFTTNRRVLAEAGESVERFIGSGVLELKDKLGPINWQFPPTKKFDPADFEAFLKLLPPSAEGRKLRHVVELRHESFKTPDAVALARKHGIAIVLAGDSAYPLIADVTAPFVYARIMGTVEEEATGYKAKALDLWVKRAKTWASGGAPEDLETLTPHPKKSEPRDVFLYVISGGKIRNPAAAMALIERLT, from the coding sequence ATGCCCTCTGCCAAGGCACCGCGCATCTATGTCGGCGTCGGCGGCTGGACCTTCGAACCCTGGCGCGGCGTGTTCTATCCCGACGGGCTCACGCAGAAGCGCGAGCTCGAATATGCGAGCCGCAAGCTCACCTCGATCGAGATCAACGGCACCTATTACGGCTCGCAGAAGCCCGAGAGCTTCCGCAAATGGCATGACGAGACGCCGGAAGGCTTCGTCTTCTCGCTCAAGGGGCCGCGCTTCACCACCAACCGCCGCGTGCTGGCCGAGGCCGGCGAATCGGTCGAGCGCTTCATCGGCAGCGGTGTGCTGGAGCTGAAGGACAAGCTCGGCCCCATCAACTGGCAGTTCCCGCCGACCAAGAAGTTCGATCCCGCCGATTTCGAGGCTTTCCTCAAGCTCCTGCCGCCCAGCGCCGAAGGCCGCAAGCTGCGCCATGTGGTCGAGCTGCGCCATGAGAGCTTCAAGACGCCCGACGCCGTGGCGCTGGCGCGCAAGCATGGCATCGCGATCGTGCTGGCGGGCGATTCCGCCTATCCCCTGATCGCCGACGTGACGGCGCCTTTCGTCTATGCCCGGATCATGGGCACGGTCGAGGAGGAAGCGACCGGCTACAAGGCCAAGGCCCTCGACCTTTGGGTGAAGCGGGCCAAGACCTGGGCTTCGGGCGGGGCGCCGGAGGATCTGGAGACGCTGACGCCGCACCCGAAGAAGAGCGAACCGCGCGA
- the urtE gene encoding urea ABC transporter ATP-binding subunit UrtE, whose protein sequence is MLNAADIDLYYGASHALFGVSLAAEAGKVTCVLGRNGVGKSSLLRAIAGLQPIRAGRITLEGEDIAKQPAAERARAGIAIVPQGREIFPLLTVEENLRTGFACLPRAARTLPDEIFELFPVLRTMMKRRGGDLSGGQQQQLAIARALVMRPRVLLLDEPTEGIQPSIIKDIERVIALLRNRGGMAIVLVEQYLDFARRLADSFIILDRGRVVLAGTGAELGSADVHKHLTV, encoded by the coding sequence ATGCTGAATGCGGCCGATATCGATCTCTATTACGGCGCGAGCCACGCCCTCTTCGGCGTCTCGCTCGCGGCCGAGGCCGGCAAGGTCACCTGCGTGCTCGGCCGCAACGGCGTGGGCAAATCGAGCCTGCTGCGCGCCATCGCCGGCCTGCAGCCGATCCGCGCCGGCCGCATCACGCTCGAAGGCGAGGACATCGCGAAGCAACCCGCGGCCGAGCGCGCCCGCGCCGGCATCGCGATCGTGCCCCAGGGCCGCGAGATCTTTCCGCTGCTCACGGTCGAGGAGAATCTGCGTACCGGCTTCGCCTGCCTGCCGCGCGCGGCGCGGACCCTGCCGGACGAGATCTTCGAGCTCTTCCCCGTGCTCCGCACCATGATGAAACGGCGCGGCGGCGACCTCTCGGGCGGGCAGCAGCAGCAGCTCGCGATCGCGCGCGCCCTCGTCATGCGCCCGCGCGTGCTGCTGCTCGACGAGCCGACGGAGGGGATCCAGCCCTCGATCATCAAGGATATCGAGCGGGTCATCGCCCTGCTGCGCAACCGCGGCGGCATGGCCATCGTGCTGGTGGAGCAGTATCTCGACTTCGCCCGGCGGCTCGCCGACAGCTTCATCATCCTGGATCGCGGCCGGGTCGTGCTCGCCGGCACCGGCGCCGAGCTCGGCTCGGCCGATGTCCATAAGCATCTGACGGTGTAG
- the urtD gene encoding urea ABC transporter ATP-binding protein UrtD has translation MTDAASYKDTGTLLFLDNVTVSFDGFKALNGLSLDVQAGEMRAIIGPNGAGKTTMMDVITGKTRPDSGRVTFHLTDLTRYDEAAIATMGIGRKFQKPTVFESHTVWDNLELALKSRRGPLTSLFWRLSAADRDRIADTIARIGLEAHHRRIAGALSHGQKQWLEIGMLLMQEPELLLVDEPVAGMTDSETEKTALLLRDIARSHSVVVVEHDMNFVRSLGVRVTVLHEGSVLSEGSLETVQNDPRVIEVYLGR, from the coding sequence ATGACCGACGCGGCCTCCTACAAGGATACGGGAACGCTGCTGTTCCTGGACAACGTGACCGTGAGCTTCGACGGCTTCAAGGCGCTCAACGGCCTGAGCCTCGATGTCCAGGCCGGCGAGATGCGGGCGATCATCGGGCCCAACGGCGCCGGCAAGACCACGATGATGGATGTCATCACCGGCAAGACCCGGCCCGACAGCGGTCGCGTGACCTTCCACCTGACCGACCTGACGCGCTACGACGAGGCGGCGATCGCCACCATGGGCATCGGCCGCAAGTTCCAGAAGCCAACCGTGTTCGAGAGCCACACGGTCTGGGACAATCTCGAGCTCGCGCTCAAATCGCGGCGGGGCCCCCTGACCTCGCTCTTCTGGCGGCTCTCGGCCGCCGACCGCGACCGCATCGCCGACACGATCGCCCGCATCGGCCTCGAGGCCCATCACCGGCGCATCGCGGGTGCGCTCTCCCACGGGCAGAAGCAGTGGCTCGAGATCGGCATGCTGCTGATGCAGGAGCCCGAGCTGCTGCTGGTGGACGAGCCCGTCGCCGGCATGACCGATTCCGAGACGGAGAAGACGGCGCTGCTGCTGCGCGATATCGCCCGCTCCCATTCGGTGGTGGTGGTCGAGCATGATATGAACTTCGTCCGGTCGCTCGGCGTGCGCGTGACGGTGCTGCATGAGGGCTCGGTCCTCTCGGAGGGCAGCCTCGAGACGGTCCAGAACGATCCCCGCGTCATCGAAGTCTATCTCGGGCGGTGA